The bacterium sequence CGATGACCTCGGAGACGACTCCGGATCCGACGGTTCGTCCACCTTCGCGGATCGCGAACCGGAGCTCCTTGTCCATCGCGATCGGCGTGATCAGCTCCACCGTCATCTCGACGTTGTCGCCCGGCATCACCATCTCC is a genomic window containing:
- the tuf gene encoding elongation factor Tu (EF-Tu; promotes GTP-dependent binding of aminoacyl-tRNA to the A-site of ribosomes during protein biosynthesis; when the tRNA anticodon matches the mRNA codon, GTP hydrolysis results; the inactive EF-Tu-GDP leaves the ribosome and release of GDP is promoted by elongation factor Ts; many prokaryotes have two copies of the gene encoding EF-Tu); this encodes EMVMPGDNVEMTVELITPIAMDKELRFAIREGGRTVGSGVVSEVIE